A single window of Xylocopilactobacillus apicola DNA harbors:
- the ileS gene encoding isoleucine--tRNA ligase, which yields MKVKDTLNLGSTNFPMRGKLPTTEPIREKQWEEDQVYEQRLVLNRQKKHFNLHDGPPYANGRIHIGHAMNKVIKDIIVRYKNMNGFYAPYVPGWDTHGLPIEQQLTKAGHDRKQMNIVDWRELARKFALEQVDIQRTDFKRLGVLGDWEHPYLTLTPEFEAQEIRVFEAMVKKGLIYRGSKPIFWSWSSESALAEAEVEYHDLESTSLYYANQVIDGKGLLDTDTYLIVWTTTPFTVTASRGITVGPDFEYSVVKPAESEKKYVIASEMLAQDAEKFGWQDYEVLKTFKGKEMERITTRHPWDNEVELLVMLGDYVTLDAGTGLVHTAPGFGEDDWLEGQKYGLPADVTVDDRGMMMANAGPDFEGVFYDKATPIVIDKLKSADLLLAVEKLTHSYPFDWRTKKPVIWRAIPQWFASVEKIRKEILEQIDHVKFSPDWGYQRLYNMIRDRGDWVISRQRAWGVPIPIFYAEDETPILDPEVIEHVAKLFEEHGSNYWFAHEAEELLPEGYTNEHSPNGKFTKENDILDVWFDSGSSWNGVLNTCDNLDYPADIYSEGSDQFRGWFNSSLITSVAMNGVPPYKEVLHQGFTLDDQGRKMSKSLGNVISPIQVADQMGVEILRLWVMSIDTGRDVKVSMELFKQVSDAYRKIRNTIRFLLSNTDDFDPKKDAVEFSDLEPIDKYMAVKWNEIVEKFLHNFDEYNFQDTFKMVMNFINVDLSAFYLDVAKDIVYITKPDDHKRRSMQTIFYRIAKELTQLLTPVLPHTAEEIWENLKEPEEYAYFTELPKVRDFGDVSALLTDWATFMKFRDVANKALEEARQSEMIGKNAEAALTVTYAPDVLKAVETLKIDVREILMVSSMTTSDGADSTVEVSPAKGEVCKRCRLTKEDVGSDAHYPDFCASCAEIVAAVYPETITEGFDA from the coding sequence ATGAAAGTCAAAGATACTCTGAATCTAGGTTCGACGAATTTTCCAATGCGTGGGAAATTACCGACAACCGAACCTATTCGTGAAAAACAGTGGGAAGAAGATCAAGTCTATGAACAACGACTTGTTCTAAATCGCCAGAAAAAGCATTTTAATCTCCATGACGGTCCACCTTATGCAAATGGGCGAATTCATATCGGCCATGCAATGAACAAGGTGATTAAAGACATTATTGTTCGCTACAAGAATATGAACGGATTTTATGCGCCTTATGTACCTGGTTGGGATACGCACGGATTGCCGATTGAACAGCAATTGACAAAAGCCGGACACGATCGCAAGCAGATGAATATCGTTGATTGGCGCGAGTTAGCTCGCAAGTTTGCTTTAGAACAAGTTGATATTCAGCGCACTGATTTTAAGCGTTTAGGGGTGTTGGGAGATTGGGAGCATCCTTATTTAACTTTGACGCCGGAATTTGAAGCCCAAGAAATTCGAGTTTTTGAAGCAATGGTCAAAAAAGGCTTAATTTATCGTGGTTCAAAACCAATTTTTTGGTCATGGTCCTCGGAATCAGCTCTCGCTGAAGCAGAAGTGGAATATCATGACTTAGAGTCGACTTCCCTTTATTATGCCAATCAGGTGATCGATGGCAAAGGGTTACTAGATACTGACACTTATTTGATCGTTTGGACGACAACACCATTTACAGTCACAGCTAGTCGCGGAATTACGGTTGGTCCGGATTTTGAGTATAGTGTAGTTAAGCCTGCCGAGAGCGAAAAAAAATATGTGATTGCAAGTGAGATGCTAGCTCAGGATGCTGAGAAATTTGGTTGGCAAGATTACGAGGTTCTCAAAACTTTTAAGGGTAAAGAAATGGAGCGAATTACTACTCGCCATCCTTGGGATAATGAGGTCGAATTGTTGGTGATGCTTGGTGATTATGTCACGCTTGATGCGGGGACGGGCCTTGTTCATACGGCGCCAGGATTTGGGGAAGACGACTGGTTGGAAGGACAGAAATACGGCTTGCCAGCTGACGTTACCGTGGATGATCGTGGAATGATGATGGCTAATGCAGGACCTGATTTTGAAGGAGTCTTTTACGACAAAGCAACGCCAATTGTGATTGATAAGTTAAAATCAGCAGATCTTTTGTTGGCAGTTGAGAAACTCACGCATTCGTATCCTTTTGATTGGCGGACGAAAAAACCAGTAATTTGGCGGGCAATTCCTCAGTGGTTTGCATCAGTAGAGAAAATTCGTAAAGAAATTTTAGAACAAATTGATCATGTGAAATTCAGTCCCGATTGGGGCTATCAACGGCTTTACAATATGATTCGTGATCGCGGAGATTGGGTAATTTCTCGTCAGCGTGCTTGGGGCGTGCCAATTCCGATTTTTTATGCCGAAGATGAAACGCCAATTCTTGATCCCGAAGTTATTGAACATGTTGCTAAATTGTTCGAAGAGCACGGTTCTAATTATTGGTTTGCTCATGAGGCTGAAGAACTTTTGCCTGAAGGTTACACCAATGAGCATTCGCCAAATGGCAAATTCACGAAGGAAAATGATATTCTCGATGTTTGGTTTGATTCAGGTTCTTCTTGGAACGGAGTTCTTAATACTTGTGATAATCTTGATTACCCTGCTGATATCTATTCAGAAGGTTCTGACCAGTTTAGAGGCTGGTTTAATTCATCATTGATCACATCAGTTGCGATGAATGGAGTGCCTCCATATAAAGAAGTCTTACACCAAGGATTTACTTTAGATGATCAAGGTCGCAAGATGAGTAAATCTCTTGGTAACGTGATTAGTCCAATTCAAGTGGCTGATCAAATGGGAGTTGAAATTTTGCGCCTTTGGGTGATGAGTATTGATACTGGCCGCGACGTAAAAGTTTCAATGGAATTGTTCAAACAAGTCAGTGATGCATATCGCAAGATTAGAAATACTATCCGTTTTCTTCTATCCAATACTGATGATTTTGATCCTAAAAAAGATGCAGTCGAATTTAGCGATTTAGAACCAATTGACAAGTATATGGCTGTTAAATGGAATGAAATTGTTGAGAAGTTTTTACATAATTTTGATGAATATAATTTTCAGGATACTTTTAAAATGGTGATGAATTTTATTAACGTTGATCTTTCTGCTTTCTATTTGGATGTTGCAAAGGATATCGTTTATATCACTAAACCAGATGATCATAAACGACGGAGTATGCAGACGATCTTCTATCGGATTGCAAAAGAACTTACTCAGCTTTTGACGCCAGTTTTACCGCATACTGCCGAAGAAATTTGGGAAAATCTAAAAGAACCAGAAGAATATGCGTACTTTACTGAACTACCAAAAGTTCGTGATTTTGGTGATGTTTCTGCATTGTTAACCGACTGGGCAACATTTATGAAGTTCCGTGACGTTGCAAATAAGGCGCTTGAAGAAGCTCGGCAGAGTGAAATGATTGGTAAAAATGCGGAAGCTGCTTTAACTGTTACTTATGCGCCGGATGTTCTAAAGGCGGTTGAAACACTTAAAATTGATGTGCGGGAAATCTTGATGGTCAGCTCTATGACGACCTCTGATGGAGCTGATTCAACAGTTGAAGTAAGTCCTGCTAAAGGTGAAGTTTGCAAACGTTGCCGCCTGACTAAAGAAGATGTTGGAAGTGATGCTCATTATCCTGATTTCTGTGCTAGCTGTGCCGAAATTGTGGCCGCTGTTTATCCTGAAACAATCACTGAAGGTTTTGATGCCTAA
- a CDS encoding MFS transporter, with the protein MSEKIAFSEDPEIQKNRWWIITAIGLFTFMSTLDTSIVNIAIPTISRDLHVSMSQTEWVATVYLLVVCSLLLLFGKIGDLIGKIKVFKIGMIIFTIGSFLCGFNVSFWMLLASRLIQGVGASMTMSTNNGIITEVFKDSERGRSLGWIGTFVALGSIAGPGIGGIILGFLPWGYIFWINIPVGIFAYLLGVKVLPKDITFQKSPVDYGGSLTFSLAIISIVGLMSYAQLNGFLNLPVLILAIIFIVSFLVFIRIELKSSHPLVELSLFKKVPFSISLISVLLIFIGNFAFNVVGPYYLQNLRGMNPSRSGIVLMAFPIAQVIFSPIAGRLTDKYGSELLIRFGICAIILSQIGFCFFSASSPIWFVILIIGILGFGNGLFQSPNNALTMASIEVENLGIAGGLNALFRNLGMVFGLTISTTILFSAMSFKAGHKVVSYVNGRPDLFLYGMKVLFIVMMVLSLIALILNMIKFNRKSR; encoded by the coding sequence ATGAGTGAGAAGATTGCATTTAGTGAGGATCCCGAGATTCAAAAAAATCGGTGGTGGATTATTACCGCGATCGGCCTGTTCACTTTTATGTCAACGCTTGATACATCGATTGTAAATATCGCAATCCCGACAATTAGCCGTGATTTGCATGTATCGATGAGTCAAACCGAGTGGGTGGCGACTGTTTACTTATTGGTAGTTTGTAGTTTGCTGCTGCTTTTTGGGAAGATTGGCGATTTAATTGGAAAAATTAAAGTTTTCAAAATCGGCATGATCATCTTTACGATTGGTTCGTTTCTCTGTGGGTTTAACGTGAGTTTTTGGATGTTACTTGCTTCACGTTTGATTCAAGGAGTTGGGGCTTCGATGACAATGAGTACCAATAACGGGATCATAACTGAGGTTTTTAAAGATTCAGAGCGCGGTCGCTCGCTAGGCTGGATTGGCACCTTTGTAGCTTTAGGAAGTATTGCAGGTCCAGGAATTGGTGGAATTATTTTGGGATTTCTGCCGTGGGGATACATCTTTTGGATTAATATTCCAGTAGGAATTTTTGCTTATCTTTTGGGGGTAAAAGTTCTGCCTAAAGATATCACTTTCCAAAAATCACCGGTCGATTATGGCGGATCACTGACATTTTCGCTTGCGATTATTAGTATTGTTGGCTTAATGAGTTATGCACAATTGAATGGATTTCTCAATCTGCCAGTATTAATTTTAGCGATTATCTTCATTGTTAGCTTCTTAGTTTTTATTCGAATCGAACTAAAGAGCAGTCACCCGCTGGTTGAGTTAAGCCTATTTAAAAAAGTACCGTTTTCAATTAGTTTGATTTCGGTATTGTTGATCTTTATTGGCAATTTTGCTTTTAACGTTGTCGGTCCTTATTATCTGCAGAATCTCCGCGGAATGAATCCGAGTCGATCGGGCATCGTGTTAATGGCTTTTCCTATTGCGCAAGTAATATTCTCACCAATCGCTGGTCGGTTAACTGATAAATATGGTTCTGAGCTTTTGATCAGATTTGGTATTTGTGCAATTATTTTGAGCCAAATTGGTTTTTGTTTCTTTAGCGCAAGTTCTCCAATCTGGTTCGTGATTTTGATTATTGGAATTTTAGGGTTCGGTAACGGGCTCTTTCAGTCGCCCAATAATGCTTTGACCATGGCCAGCATTGAGGTTGAAAACTTGGGAATTGCAGGCGGCTTAAACGCGTTATTTCGAAATTTAGGAATGGTCTTTGGTCTTACCATTTCAACTACGATTTTGTTTTCAGCAATGTCATTTAAGGCAGGTCATAAAGTTGTATCTTACGTCAACGGTCGTCCTGATCTATTCCTTTACGGCATGAAAGTGCTGTTTATTGTAATGATGGTCCTGTCATTAATTGCACTGATTTTGAATATGATTAAGTTTAATCGAAAAAGTAGATAA
- a CDS encoding ABC transporter permease: MTNLKISNLSLGLAALMVVITLIISYYQKLHLNKEIIWSIFRAIIQLIIIGFALRFIFKVNNFFLTIVMMLFIVVNAAYNGKKRAHGIPHAFMISFVGLFCGTAITVSLMLLTKVMKPAPFQTIPVTGMIAGNSMAAIGLVYSSLYQSFSENSKRVEEMLALGASPKLAAGEIVRQALHFGLQPTIDSVRMYGLVQLPGMMSGLIMAGLDPVEAIKYQILVVFMLFCSTGISTSIAGFWAYKEYFDQNWRLVIPETK; the protein is encoded by the coding sequence GGTTGGCTGCCCTAATGGTTGTTATTACGCTAATTATCAGTTATTATCAAAAATTACATCTTAATAAAGAGATTATTTGGTCGATTTTTAGAGCAATTATTCAATTGATTATTATTGGTTTTGCGTTGCGGTTCATTTTTAAGGTTAATAATTTCTTTTTGACCATTGTAATGATGCTTTTTATCGTGGTTAATGCTGCTTATAATGGCAAAAAAAGAGCCCACGGAATTCCGCACGCTTTTATGATTAGCTTTGTTGGTTTGTTTTGTGGAACAGCGATCACAGTAAGCTTGATGCTTTTAACTAAAGTGATGAAGCCAGCACCTTTTCAGACGATTCCAGTTACCGGAATGATTGCCGGAAATTCAATGGCTGCAATAGGCTTAGTATATTCCAGCCTCTATCAAAGTTTTAGTGAGAATTCTAAGCGGGTTGAAGAGATGTTGGCCTTAGGTGCTAGTCCAAAGCTTGCTGCCGGAGAAATTGTGCGACAGGCTTTACATTTTGGCCTCCAGCCGACGATCGATTCCGTTAGAATGTACGGATTAGTTCAACTCCCCGGGATGATGAGCGGCTTGATTATGGCTGGCTTGGACCCAGTTGAAGCAATTAAGTATCAGATTTTAGTGGTCTTCATGCTATTTTGTTCCACCGGAATTTCCACGAGCATTGCTGGATTTTGGGCATACAAGGAATATTTTGACCAAAATTGGCGACTTGTTATTCCAGAAACGAAGTAA